A single genomic interval of Gemmatimonadota bacterium harbors:
- a CDS encoding fibronectin type III domain-containing protein, whose protein sequence is MKRLFISILALLVCVKPASADTPPSADFDGSSVVDIADFLLFVDSFGSKEGQEKYEAKYDLDGNGEIGLPDFLIFVSSFGQEVNCLPVFTSASTFSVLENTKIVSTIIAKDDDRQDDITGYAISGGTNQNLFEIINQNQLFFKTAPDFERPAADDNTYTVVVQTTSGTGNRTQTAEQAITITVIDVKEAPGRPAAPTISDPTLNTLTVSWMAPTNTGPDISDYDVQYRQIGHSDFISYPHTGTTQTTTITGLKSYTYYDVQIRARNDEGTGAWSASTTAVPRRLPPATQAQTPWHLTNVHLYSANELKDIQSYCTTFTIQGSVPDNVNLYISLLGQQINQIPCYGGIQTHIDGYTDKNQTRNTYERRDRGAIFSRWEERNVDAIRQAPGGLVRSAGHEGNFISVRNDFAWSEGTYRLCLRKSDVVEGAPLPTNYKAEDIAYSWGRYEHTYVRMEATDLSTNETTFIGALAFPGKTLSLRNRGSIFVEIYGRPFLFSVRETPLFSLSFSHFQVDGNDLSYHRIAEITNPFSKHASTPVMVQTSYLKDQRVIKIEVGKYTGKTGRIVTELLDN, encoded by the coding sequence TTGAAAAGATTATTTATATCCATTCTTGCGTTACTGGTATGTGTGAAACCAGCCTCTGCTGATACGCCACCTTCTGCGGACTTTGACGGGAGTAGTGTTGTCGATATAGCCGACTTTTTGCTCTTTGTCGATTCGTTCGGGTCAAAGGAAGGCCAGGAGAAGTATGAAGCAAAATACGACCTGGATGGCAATGGTGAAATTGGTCTTCCCGATTTTTTGATCTTTGTCAGTAGCTTTGGACAAGAGGTGAACTGCTTGCCTGTCTTCACCAGTGCGTCAACTTTCTCTGTACTGGAGAATACAAAGATAGTCAGCACGATTATCGCCAAAGATGACGACAGACAGGACGACATCACCGGTTATGCGATTAGCGGTGGAACCAACCAGAACCTGTTTGAGATCATCAACCAGAATCAGTTGTTCTTTAAGACCGCCCCGGACTTCGAGCGGCCAGCGGCGGACGATAATACATATACCGTAGTGGTTCAGACTACAAGTGGCACAGGTAACCGCACGCAGACAGCCGAACAGGCGATTACCATCACCGTGATTGATGTGAAAGAAGCACCGGGAAGACCAGCAGCACCAACAATATCAGATCCAACGTTGAATACTCTGACGGTGAGTTGGATGGCACCGACCAACACCGGTCCAGACATCAGCGATTATGACGTACAATACCGACAAATCGGCCACAGTGACTTTATCTCCTATCCTCACACCGGCACAACGCAGACGACGACTATCACGGGCTTGAAATCGTACACTTATTACGACGTGCAGATACGGGCACGCAACGACGAAGGCACGGGCGCGTGGTCGGCCTCAACTACTGCCGTGCCCCGGCGCCTGCCACCAGCTACGCAGGCCCAAACCCCCTGGCACTTGACCAACGTGCATTTATACTCAGCAAATGAGCTGAAGGATATTCAGTCCTATTGCACGACGTTTACGATCCAGGGAAGTGTACCCGATAATGTCAATTTATACATATCCCTTTTGGGCCAGCAGATCAATCAGATACCCTGTTACGGAGGCATACAGACACACATTGATGGTTATACCGACAAAAACCAAACCAGAAATACCTACGAGCGAAGAGACAGAGGCGCTATTTTTTCTCGATGGGAAGAGCGGAATGTGGATGCGATTAGACAAGCACCCGGCGGCCTTGTCCGAAGCGCTGGTCATGAAGGAAATTTTATTAGTGTGCGAAACGACTTCGCTTGGTCGGAAGGAACCTATCGCCTGTGTCTGCGCAAATCCGATGTCGTAGAGGGAGCACCACTCCCCACCAACTATAAGGCTGAAGACATCGCATATAGCTGGGGACGTTACGAGCATACCTATGTGCGCATGGAAGCGACAGACCTGAGTACAAATGAAACGACTTTCATAGGTGCACTGGCATTTCCAGGAAAGACGCTTTCACTGCGCAATCGCGGCAGCATATTCGTTGAAATTTATGGTAGGCCCTTTCTCTTTTCAGTCAGAGAGACCCCTTTATTCAGCCTTTCTTTCTCTCATTTTCAGGTGGATGGGAATGACCTGAGCTATCATCGTATTGCGGAAATTACAAATCCATTCTCTAAACACGCCTCTACCCCGGTAATGGTGCAGACAAGTTACTTGAAAGATCAGCGCGTAATAAAAATTGAAGTGGGAAAATATACAGGAAAGACAGGTAGAATTGTCACAGAACTGCTGGACAATTAG
- a CDS encoding STAS domain-containing protein, with amino-acid sequence MAFEETMQGNIRIIKLDGQVTDREMSALADYVTEFLEENNGMKVVLDLGQVRWLNSMAFGVLTALLQRLRKANGDLKLANAHDHVISVFVQTQLIKIFDLHNSVDEAVAAFQAA; translated from the coding sequence ATGGCTTTTGAAGAAACTATGCAGGGTAATATTCGCATTATAAAGCTCGATGGTCAGGTGACAGACCGCGAGATGTCGGCGTTGGCCGATTATGTAACTGAATTTCTCGAAGAGAATAATGGAATGAAAGTGGTTTTGGATTTGGGACAGGTGCGGTGGTTAAACAGCATGGCATTTGGGGTTTTGACCGCGCTTTTGCAGCGTTTGCGCAAGGCCAACGGCGATTTGAAACTCGCCAATGCTCACGATCATGTGATCAGCGTTTTTGTGCAGACGCAGTTGATTAAAATTTTTGATCTGCACAATTCTGTAGATGAGGCTGTTGCGGCATTTCAGGCGGCGTAA
- a CDS encoding response regulator — MGKRDTHTIDSTGGFQQIRDALDALQRSEERLTHALNAGGIGLFDWDIQNDHAVCTDRYFELFGFPPRDAMVSEAEWLACVYPDDRDRAQREVRQALEGRAPYDTEYRIVHANGEVRWVSSKAKVFFDAGEEVPVRMIGAVADITRQKRAEGALGDQVAFQNALIQVSRAVQQMTRPEHLEVVVRVCREQLLALDVSVVAIAVHRLLDPKTRTFETHEVMPSGEINRMVRQVPNVYRMWQQQRTIYRENLVENMGGLSQVGFKAIAARYGVEVRCILDIPHVRGTMALMSDEVSAFSEAEVLFLESIAEQVSMGITRLDDLERLEAQNKELENARIAAEAANQAKSQFLANMSHEIRTPMNGIMGMIELLGNTELTERQKEYADLAYNSADTLLVLLNDILDLSKVEAGKLELESIPFALRDTLGDTLQTLAVRASEKALELTYRIAPEVPDDLIGDPIRLRQVVVNLVGNAIKFTDRGGVDIDVDLIEVREADAKLRFEVRDTGIGIPVQVQQQIFSAFDQADSSTTRQYGGTGLGLTISAQLVELMGGKLDVKSEPDKGSVFFFEASFSRRTSGVSYRDILPDTLHGMPVLVVDDNNTNRVIFEEMLSCHGLKPALAENGQIALEELLRAQQAGSPYPLVLLDAEMPVMDGYALARQIAGDATLKYTRVVVLTSAGRPEVASTSEMLAGHLSKPIKQSDLFNLIADIFEESEPDALGTDDIITEKARKSLRILLAEDGLVNQRVAIDMLNQRGHTVVVANNGVETLAALDNDDAFDLVLMDVQMPEMDGLEATREIRKREKDSGGHIRIVAMTADVMKGDRELCIAAGMDGFVAKPLRSRLLYDAIEATGPAGQQTLDWEASLQHVGGDEALLVRLAEMFLETRRGLIGLLDDTETLRQGARELKENAELFYADDAREVAAKIEALAKDENWSDAERLVADLRAHVESLAAALEVQGDLGHK, encoded by the coding sequence ATGGGTAAACGCGATACACATACGATTGATTCTACTGGTGGTTTTCAACAGATTCGGGATGCTTTAGACGCATTGCAGCGGAGTGAAGAGCGTCTAACACACGCGCTCAATGCCGGTGGGATTGGTTTGTTTGATTGGGATATACAGAACGATCACGCTGTGTGTACAGACCGGTATTTCGAACTTTTTGGTTTTCCCCCACGAGATGCAATGGTCTCTGAGGCCGAGTGGTTGGCGTGTGTTTATCCAGATGATCGCGATCGTGCGCAGAGAGAGGTCAGGCAAGCCCTTGAAGGACGCGCTCCTTATGATACTGAATATAGAATTGTGCATGCCAATGGCGAGGTGAGATGGGTCAGTAGCAAGGCCAAAGTATTTTTTGATGCGGGTGAGGAAGTGCCGGTTCGCATGATTGGGGCGGTAGCCGATATTACCCGACAAAAGCGGGCAGAAGGTGCACTCGGCGATCAGGTGGCTTTTCAGAATGCGCTCATACAGGTCAGTCGCGCCGTGCAGCAGATGACGCGGCCAGAGCATCTCGAGGTGGTTGTTCGCGTGTGTAGAGAACAGTTGCTGGCTCTCGATGTATCCGTTGTCGCTATTGCCGTACATCGGTTGCTCGATCCCAAAACGCGTACTTTTGAAACGCACGAGGTGATGCCTTCGGGAGAGATCAATCGCATGGTGCGCCAGGTGCCGAATGTTTATCGGATGTGGCAACAACAGAGAACGATTTACCGCGAGAATCTCGTAGAAAATATGGGGGGATTGTCACAGGTGGGTTTCAAGGCCATAGCTGCGCGATACGGGGTTGAGGTGCGGTGTATTCTCGATATTCCCCATGTGCGGGGCACAATGGCTTTGATGAGTGATGAGGTTTCTGCTTTTTCAGAGGCTGAGGTTTTGTTTTTGGAGAGTATTGCAGAACAGGTCTCGATGGGTATTACCCGTTTAGACGACCTCGAGCGCCTCGAGGCGCAGAACAAAGAGCTTGAAAATGCCCGTATAGCAGCCGAAGCAGCCAATCAGGCCAAGAGCCAATTTTTGGCCAATATGAGCCACGAGATTCGCACGCCGATGAACGGCATTATGGGGATGATCGAATTGCTGGGTAATACCGAGTTGACTGAGCGGCAAAAAGAATACGCCGATCTCGCTTATAATTCGGCAGATACGTTGCTCGTATTGCTCAACGATATTCTCGATCTGTCCAAGGTGGAGGCTGGCAAGCTCGAATTGGAGAGCATTCCGTTCGCGCTGAGAGATACGCTTGGCGATACGTTGCAAACACTGGCTGTTCGGGCGAGTGAGAAGGCGCTTGAGTTGACCTATCGGATTGCGCCAGAGGTCCCCGACGACTTGATAGGCGATCCCATTCGCCTGAGACAGGTCGTCGTCAATCTGGTGGGCAATGCCATCAAGTTTACAGATCGAGGGGGTGTGGATATCGATGTTGACCTGATAGAGGTGCGCGAGGCGGATGCAAAACTGCGATTTGAGGTGCGCGATACGGGTATTGGTATTCCAGTACAGGTACAACAGCAGATATTTAGCGCGTTTGATCAGGCAGATAGTTCCACGACGCGGCAATATGGCGGCACGGGGCTTGGCTTGACCATTTCTGCCCAATTGGTCGAGCTGATGGGTGGAAAACTCGATGTGAAAAGCGAGCCGGACAAGGGCAGTGTTTTCTTTTTTGAAGCCAGTTTTTCGCGTCGGACCAGCGGTGTGTCATACCGGGATATTTTGCCCGATACATTGCACGGGATGCCCGTATTGGTCGTTGATGATAACAATACCAATCGGGTGATTTTTGAAGAGATGTTGTCCTGCCATGGTTTGAAACCCGCTCTGGCTGAGAATGGTCAGATAGCATTGGAAGAGTTGTTGCGCGCACAACAGGCGGGTAGTCCATATCCACTGGTTCTGCTCGACGCGGAAATGCCCGTTATGGACGGTTATGCGCTCGCAAGGCAGATTGCCGGTGACGCAACGCTGAAATACACGCGCGTGGTGGTGTTGACTTCTGCTGGTCGCCCGGAGGTGGCTTCTACCAGCGAAATGCTGGCCGGGCACCTGTCCAAACCCATCAAGCAATCCGATCTTTTTAATTTGATCGCTGACATATTCGAGGAATCTGAGCCAGATGCTTTGGGGACAGACGATATTATAACTGAGAAGGCGCGGAAATCTCTGCGCATTTTATTGGCCGAAGACGGTCTGGTCAACCAGCGCGTTGCCATTGATATGTTAAACCAGCGCGGACACACAGTCGTTGTGGCAAATAATGGTGTGGAGACTCTGGCAGCGCTTGATAATGACGATGCCTTTGATCTGGTGTTAATGGATGTACAAATGCCCGAAATGGATGGGCTTGAAGCCACCAGAGAAATTCGCAAGCGCGAAAAGGATTCGGGGGGGCATATTCGAATTGTTGCGATGACGGCCGATGTGATGAAGGGCGACCGCGAGCTTTGTATAGCGGCCGGCATGGATGGATTTGTCGCCAAACCTCTTCGATCTCGTCTCCTTTACGATGCGATAGAAGCGACGGGTCCCGCCGGGCAACAGACGCTCGATTGGGAGGCTTCATTGCAACATGTTGGTGGGGATGAGGCGCTTCTCGTGCGGTTAGCCGAGATGTTTTTAGAAACGAGGAGGGGTTTGATAGGCCTTCTTGACGACACAGAAACGCTTCGCCAGGGGGCGCGTGAATTAAAAGAAAATGCCGAATTGTTTTACGCGGATGACGCGAGGGAGGTTGCCGCGAAGATTGAAGCGTTGGCAAAGGATGAAAATTGGTCAGATGCTGAGCGCCTTGTGGCAGATTTGAGAGCGCATGTGGAATCTCTTGCAGCCGCGCTTGAGGTGCAAGGCGATTTGGGTCATAAATAG
- a CDS encoding response regulator has protein sequence MADLPTSCDALIIDRNAIHRHLLYALLEQKGYQVVAVPELPEQAMSYRFAMMDIDECGNIEQQIARAKSDIPIIGLVSHEKHDQPCLNAGATATLIRPVRADQLVAVLQNLNVPATSRTPPVDIDGIMTRVGGRKQIFKKMVDVFLEELPDHIAALHRAIDQQSPEDLRQAAHALKGSVANFDAKAAYETAFVLEQMGKSNNLSQASKTCKTLERELSAVQNALKELTYSF, from the coding sequence ATGGCCGATCTCCCAACATCTTGCGACGCGCTCATAATAGACCGCAACGCCATCCATCGCCACCTGCTCTACGCGCTCCTCGAGCAAAAGGGCTATCAGGTCGTGGCAGTTCCCGAACTGCCCGAGCAAGCCATGTCTTACCGTTTCGCGATGATGGACATAGATGAATGTGGAAATATTGAACAACAAATTGCGCGGGCAAAATCGGACATTCCCATTATTGGTCTCGTATCACACGAAAAACACGATCAACCCTGTCTCAACGCGGGTGCCACAGCAACGCTAATCCGCCCTGTTCGCGCAGACCAGCTCGTTGCCGTCCTGCAAAATCTGAACGTACCTGCCACTTCCCGAACACCTCCTGTTGACATCGATGGTATCATGACGCGGGTAGGTGGAAGAAAACAAATTTTTAAAAAAATGGTAGATGTCTTCCTGGAAGAATTACCCGACCATATCGCCGCATTGCACCGCGCAATTGACCAACAATCGCCCGAAGACCTGCGTCAGGCAGCCCATGCGCTGAAGGGTTCCGTGGCCAATTTCGACGCCAAAGCAGCATATGAAACAGCTTTCGTACTCGAACAAATGGGCAAATCGAACAACTTGAGCCAGGCCTCCAAAACCTGCAAAACGCTTGAACGCGAGTTATCCGCAGTTCAAAACGCACTCAAAGAACTCACATATTCCTTTTGA
- a CDS encoding response regulator, giving the protein MSKILIAEDDGPTRVLVEAILEDAGYTTETVTDGKKAFDRIAKTPFDLLLTDIWMPGLNGLELLSKVKTLPSPPPVIVMTSDDTSDTLLKAIREQAYHYIPKPIDPQELTRIVQDGLSASRQETIIEVTSATPNWVELLVPCDQKSAGRMRNFVMQLEANLPEDLRETIAMSFYELLANAIEWGGQLDPSKKVRIAFLRFERMLMFRIADPGSGFDMDELEHAALNNPDDPIAHMSVRENQGLRPGGFGLLMVKTSADELIYNEARNEVVFVKYLDLPKDTNR; this is encoded by the coding sequence ATGTCCAAAATACTGATCGCTGAAGACGACGGCCCAACCAGAGTGCTGGTAGAAGCCATACTCGAAGACGCCGGATACACAACAGAAACGGTTACCGATGGAAAAAAGGCATTCGATCGAATCGCCAAAACCCCATTCGACTTGCTGCTTACAGATATATGGATGCCCGGACTCAACGGTCTGGAATTATTGTCAAAAGTAAAAACCCTGCCCTCACCCCCGCCAGTCATCGTCATGACCTCCGATGACACCTCGGACACCCTCCTCAAAGCAATCCGAGAACAGGCATATCACTACATCCCAAAACCCATAGACCCTCAGGAATTGACACGCATTGTCCAGGACGGCCTCAGTGCAAGTCGCCAGGAAACAATTATCGAAGTGACATCGGCAACCCCAAACTGGGTTGAACTTCTGGTGCCCTGCGATCAAAAATCAGCGGGACGAATGCGCAATTTCGTGATGCAATTAGAAGCCAACCTGCCCGAAGACCTCCGCGAAACCATCGCGATGTCATTCTACGAACTCCTCGCCAATGCCATTGAATGGGGCGGACAACTCGACCCGAGCAAAAAGGTTCGAATCGCATTTCTCCGCTTTGAACGCATGCTCATGTTCCGCATAGCAGATCCCGGATCGGGCTTTGACATGGATGAACTCGAACATGCGGCCCTCAACAACCCCGACGATCCCATCGCCCACATGAGCGTCAGAGAAAACCAGGGGTTGCGCCCGGGCGGCTTTGGCCTGCTAATGGTCAAAACCAGCGCAGATGAATTGATCTACAACGAAGCGCGCAACGAAGTGGTCTTTGTCAAATACCTCGACCTCCCAAAAGACACCAACAGATAA
- a CDS encoding M20/M25/M40 family metallo-hydrolase, which produces MQTRDLIAAIDREWVAERTLELVDIYSVTMDEAEVCRAYCDMMRGVGLDVDVREVTPGRNNLYARIAGQGNGPSLMLNGHLDTIPVGDCPPARREGNRVYGRGATDMKGGMAAALGAVKALLESGVALRGDLWLTAIVGHEEVEAQKDGPLALIADLNSGRIGGDRILIVEGRDALWVMSMGSMVFTITLESDAGGKHTQYVPFADNPIRFVGALIERIHQYQLELDDGLAHALAGAERIDLGIVNGGDYFNRTPLCCTLTGTRRWLPGRTAPQVLAELEDLARPFAEAGALRLRVEMEHEREPFETRADDAAVQAVARAHTQVTGQDAELVGMRIVGDANLYVHGTEVPTFYYGPSNETAHADVEWVEVDRLEKAAQVYALAAVDYCGLVGEG; this is translated from the coding sequence ATGCAGACACGAGATCTCATAGCGGCTATTGACCGGGAGTGGGTGGCTGAGCGGACTCTGGAATTGGTCGATATATACAGTGTTACGATGGATGAAGCCGAAGTCTGCCGTGCGTATTGCGACATGATGCGCGGCGTTGGGTTGGATGTGGATGTGCGGGAGGTTACTCCGGGGCGGAATAATCTCTACGCGCGCATCGCAGGGCAGGGGAATGGTCCTTCCCTGATGCTCAATGGTCATCTCGATACGATTCCCGTGGGGGACTGTCCACCCGCTCGTCGCGAGGGCAACCGCGTGTACGGACGGGGGGCGACCGATATGAAGGGGGGGATGGCTGCGGCTCTAGGGGCGGTTAAGGCGCTTCTGGAGAGTGGTGTGGCGTTGCGGGGCGATTTGTGGCTGACGGCGATTGTGGGACACGAGGAGGTTGAGGCGCAAAAGGACGGACCACTGGCGCTGATTGCCGATCTCAATAGTGGTCGGATTGGCGGAGATCGGATTTTGATTGTCGAGGGCCGCGACGCGCTTTGGGTGATGAGTATGGGGTCGATGGTTTTTACCATCACGCTCGAATCGGACGCTGGGGGCAAGCATACGCAGTACGTGCCTTTTGCGGATAATCCGATCCGTTTTGTGGGCGCGCTTATTGAGCGGATCCACCAGTATCAGCTTGAACTCGACGACGGACTGGCACACGCTCTTGCCGGGGCAGAGCGGATTGATCTGGGTATTGTCAACGGGGGCGATTATTTTAATCGCACGCCTCTGTGTTGCACGCTGACCGGGACCCGGCGCTGGCTCCCGGGGCGCACTGCACCACAGGTGTTGGCGGAGTTAGAAGATCTGGCGCGACCATTTGCCGAGGCTGGAGCGTTGCGCCTGCGGGTTGAGATGGAGCACGAGCGCGAGCCTTTTGAGACCCGTGCCGATGATGCGGCAGTGCAGGCGGTTGCCCGGGCGCATACGCAGGTGACGGGCCAGGATGCAGAGCTGGTGGGGATGCGGATTGTGGGAGATGCCAATTTATACGTGCACGGGACAGAGGTGCCGACTTTTTACTACGGTCCTTCAAATGAGACGGCACACGCGGATGTGGAGTGGGTGGAGGTGGATCGATTGGAGAAGGCTGCGCAGGTGTACGCGTTGGCTGCAGTCGATTATTGCGGTCTTGTAGGGGAGGGATGA
- a CDS encoding NAD(P)-dependent oxidoreductase — translation MANSDYTIGVVGVGRMGANIARHLNDEGFSVEAVYDIRAEVASDLASELGCEAHTELAGMTAAADYIITVVTDDAAMGTIYAESGDSLLQGAQGKVFINCATITPQIHVDVEGLAEQAGASSLEGCMASSITQAREGTLYLMCGGKRTVFDQASPILESMSTNLIYIGEAGQAAQVKALVNMVMNINTAGLAEGLGLGAALGLDLNMLMEVFSQTGANSRVLETDGEDMVIRDHECYFSADHAAKDSGIALSLAYDAGVNLPLAEATKAQFELLKEKGKGDLDKSGVAELTFPGRDD, via the coding sequence ATGGCAAATTCAGATTATACAATTGGCGTGGTTGGCGTTGGTCGAATGGGCGCGAATATTGCGCGTCATCTCAATGACGAGGGGTTTTCGGTCGAGGCGGTGTACGATATTCGCGCTGAGGTCGCATCGGATCTTGCCAGCGAGTTGGGCTGTGAGGCACATACAGAACTCGCGGGTATGACGGCTGCTGCAGATTATATCATTACGGTTGTGACAGATGACGCTGCAATGGGGACTATTTATGCCGAGTCTGGCGATAGTCTGTTGCAGGGTGCTCAGGGCAAGGTTTTTATTAATTGCGCGACGATTACGCCACAGATTCACGTGGATGTCGAGGGTCTTGCAGAGCAGGCAGGGGCAAGTAGTCTGGAAGGGTGTATGGCGAGTAGTATTACACAGGCGCGTGAGGGTACGCTTTATTTGATGTGTGGCGGTAAGCGCACTGTTTTTGACCAGGCGAGCCCGATTCTCGAGTCTATGAGTACAAATTTGATCTATATCGGCGAAGCGGGGCAGGCCGCGCAGGTCAAGGCGCTCGTCAATATGGTTATGAATATCAATACCGCTGGTCTGGCAGAGGGGCTGGGGTTGGGTGCCGCGCTCGGCCTGGATTTGAATATGCTCATGGAGGTGTTTTCACAAACGGGGGCAAATTCCCGCGTGCTGGAGACCGATGGGGAAGATATGGTCATACGCGATCACGAATGTTATTTTTCCGCCGACCATGCGGCGAAAGATTCCGGGATTGCGCTTTCGCTCGCTTATGATGCGGGTGTCAATCTGCCATTGGCAGAGGCGACAAAAGCCCAGTTTGAGCTTTTGAAAGAGAAGGGCAAGGGTGATCTGGATAAATCGGGTGTTGCCGAGTTGACTTTCCCTGGGCGGGATGATTAG
- a CDS encoding DUF368 domain-containing protein, which produces MEMEEMAHRPKRSLRSYAGIALRGVCMGAADVVPGVSGGTMALITGIYEELIFSIRSFDTRSARLLMELRIRELLDYVRWPFLCALVAGILVAIFSLSRAITYLLDNEPVFLWSFFFGLVLASVFTVGLRIPQWNLRMFLGAVGATLGAYFLVGLVPVEMPHSPPYIFGSAVVAICAMILPGISGSFVLVLLGQYPYLLNAVNTRDLFTIALFGAGAVVGLMAFSRILNWFFRHYHDLMIALLTGLMLGSLRKIWPWKETVETVVNRHGEVVPLIQVNALPEVWSVEVVGAIGLALLGLGLVLVLERLARHR; this is translated from the coding sequence ATGGAGATGGAAGAGATGGCGCACAGACCAAAGCGGTCTTTGAGAAGCTATGCTGGTATCGCGCTGAGGGGTGTGTGCATGGGGGCTGCCGATGTTGTGCCCGGTGTGTCGGGGGGCACAATGGCGCTGATTACGGGGATTTATGAAGAGCTGATTTTTTCGATCCGTTCTTTTGATACGCGATCTGCACGACTTCTGATGGAGTTGCGTATAAGGGAATTGCTCGATTATGTGCGGTGGCCTTTTTTGTGCGCGCTTGTCGCGGGGATTCTCGTTGCGATTTTTTCACTGTCGCGCGCGATTACTTATTTGCTGGATAATGAGCCTGTTTTCCTGTGGTCCTTTTTCTTTGGTCTGGTGCTGGCGTCTGTTTTTACGGTGGGGTTGCGCATTCCGCAGTGGAATTTGAGGATGTTTTTGGGCGCTGTTGGAGCAACACTGGGTGCGTATTTTCTGGTCGGGCTGGTGCCGGTTGAAATGCCGCATAGTCCGCCGTATATTTTTGGTTCTGCTGTGGTTGCGATTTGCGCGATGATTTTGCCCGGTATTTCGGGGTCCTTTGTGCTGGTTTTGCTGGGGCAATATCCGTATCTTCTCAACGCGGTCAATACGCGAGATCTGTTTACAATCGCGCTGTTTGGTGCGGGTGCCGTGGTTGGGCTGATGGCGTTTTCGCGCATTTTGAACTGGTTTTTTCGGCATTATCACGATTTGATGATTGCGCTGTTGACCGGATTGATGCTGGGGTCGCTCAGGAAGATTTGGCCGTGGAAAGAGACGGTGGAGACGGTGGTCAATCGGCACGGCGAGGTGGTGCCTCTCATTCAGGTGAATGCGTTGCCCGAGGTGTGGTCGGTCGAGGTGGTAGGGGCTATAGGACTCGCGCTTTTGGGTCTGGGACTGGTGCTCGTTCTCGAGCGTTTGGCCAGGCACAGGTAG
- a CDS encoding DUF5069 domain-containing protein, giving the protein MAGTIPLISSGVAGPAGVLHLPRLWSKVLLGATGNLEEGYDQCGLGYDQMVLDGLGLDRDATVAYLTENLPSYPEFEAWVIAQSGGSLDSNAVAELNAAIEGYNHADDVRGSILGAAGIDDDGTILDAVNLNNLDDWTEFHAQLTG; this is encoded by the coding sequence ATGGCAGGAACAATCCCCCTCATCAGTTCAGGTGTAGCAGGACCAGCAGGCGTACTCCATCTACCTCGCCTGTGGAGCAAAGTCCTGTTGGGCGCCACGGGCAACCTCGAAGAAGGCTATGACCAGTGTGGACTGGGCTACGACCAGATGGTTCTCGATGGCCTGGGCCTCGACCGCGATGCCACCGTCGCCTATCTCACCGAAAATCTGCCCTCCTATCCGGAATTCGAAGCATGGGTTATCGCACAAAGCGGCGGCAGCCTCGACAGCAACGCCGTTGCAGAACTCAACGCCGCAATCGAGGGTTATAACCACGCAGACGATGTCCGAGGGTCCATCCTCGGTGCAGCAGGCATTGACGACGACGGCACAATTCTCGACGCCGTCAACCTGAACAACCTCGATGACTGGACAGAGTTTCACGCCCAACTAACGGGATAG